The Ziziphus jujuba cultivar Dongzao chromosome 1, ASM3175591v1 genome segment AGCGTGATatagcttttttgtttttgagattGCTATTGACTTAATTTTAGAAATGCaaataggaaaaacaaaaaaaaaaaaagaaaaagaaaaagaaaggtgcCAAAGTCAcagtaatttttcatatttttagaaTGAAGCGTGGAAACAAAAGTGTTAGGCGTTTCTCATTTACCGAAAGAAAAAGTGTTAGGTGttgttttttggtattttcaaaCCTGAAAGAGAAAGGAGTACAATTAGGAAATGACAAGTGTGGCCAAAGTTCATTGGAAATTTAAATTGATCTTATGCACGCATCTCTATGACATGGGGATGGAAAACACTACCGGATCCACACCCTCTACATGTTGtaagtttttattaaaacaGTCTTGTTAGTTTTTAATAAAAGTACaattttttggggggaaaaataaaaaaagttggtCTATcaaaaaatttgcattttttctataatggaaaaaaattagtgTATTATTTAGTGTTGGTTAGCATAATGAATAAGTTTATAATGTTGATTGTAATAATAAACAAAGTACAAGATcatgaaaattatttataaatgtgtatttctcaataaaaataagccaaaaaaaaaaaaaacaacaacaattctttgtatttgtggttttttttaCAAGTGGGCAGACATATCTGCAAGATATTGGTaccaattttaaataaataaagtgaaaaGGAGGAACAATTTCACATGACAAAAacacaaaatcaaataatgagagaaagagaaagaaaaaggggaccattttgccaaataaaaCCAAACCAGATAAAGTTAACTAATAAAACTCAATgcaacaaaatataattattcagtGCATCACGCTCTCGGAGATCTTATGATGGTGCAGATCATTTACCTGGCTGGTTGGCTTAAAATCAATCAACAATGGGCAATGAAATGATCAAAACCATATTAAACCCTGTGATAGATATCGGGCCCCACATTCTTTCACCCACCCTAGTGGGATCCACTGGCCGAccatgtacttttttttttttggggtaacaAAAAGGCCAAAAAGATGAACGGCCAGATCGCAAAGAAATTTTGGAGAGCATGAGAATTTttttgttggggggggggggggggtcacACGCAGCACACCTTCGCCGTCCATAGTGTTGCTTTCGGTCCACAACTCACATCTAGACCATCccaacaatattattattattattatttttttttcctttttggatgAATGTATGTggaattttgttttcaattattttttattgtttattcaaCTTCAAACCGACCCATCGTATGTCAAGAGAAGTTGGATTGACTGAATTTTTGTAAAATGCTGCGTACGACCTTTCCTCagctaaattaaattaatgtaataatgattaaaaaaatcaattaatgtagttattatactcttttttttttttttaggggggGTGGGAGAGAGAgcagttttttttgttttttagtctATATATTTGGCATCCAATTGAACAAAGTGTTATTTGGCCTCTTCCAAGCCACTGCAAATACATCTTTCCAGGATGGAAACAAGTTAATAAGTATTTTTGGTAATGCATTGCTgctagattattattattattattattcttgttggtggtggtggcaAATCATTGCTATTAGATTAACACTTTTATCTTAGTTgaataccataaaaaaataaaaaataaaataaagtttttttgacTAATGTATGGACAGAGgattttttactattattattcatttgtaAAATATCAAAGTTGAAAGTGGaattaatttctataatttagttttgtgtaaattaattttatgagtaATAGTAAAGTTaggatttataagtaattaaatctaatattttataataaattaacgataaatatatatttttaaaaaaattaaaattatttttttagaattttcaaaattatatattaatatgtagGAACAATTTCCTCATATATTTTCCTAAGTTTATGAGAATCTAATTTTctggatttatatttttctatctcgtaataaatatcaaaataaaataaaattattacgtttccaaaaaaattagatttctattaattttaccaTTATATAAACATGCTATTagagattttaaaagattagtTTCATTTAGACCCTTTGAATTTTatactaattataatttaatctaTTAAGATATCAAAGTTACAAATAACTTTCATAAAAAGatgtttaattgatatatattgaaggatataaataaaagaataagaaaagaagattatggtttttaaaataccaaaggagattaataatatttttaaaattaaagagatcaaatagtatttaaattaaattttgtataatttatatgatatattcCTTGTTATAAACGAAAACGAGGGGATTTCACTTAGACTGAACTAAAAATTCAATAGTATTATAGAAACAAAAggttcacaaaataatttattaaatcctgTGGCAAACATAACGTATCATCTTTCACTGCTTGACAAATATATTATAAGtgtattcttaaaaaataaatataattaaatatataaattaataaaataataccataTAATCTCACCACTTGCCACgctgtttaataaattatttagtaaACTATTTTATGCCTctaataatattgttaaaattttgaaagcgtgttttaagtttttttaccATTAAACCAAAGCCTGCCAATGCTTAAATAAGTTTGCTTGAAATAGCACCTTTTGCTTTTGGCTTTCTTGCAaaccattttgttttatttatcaatccAAAATATATCAAAACCAAGCTCCTATAATCAAGAATGACATATTAAACTTAATATTtcgttgaaaaaaataataaattgaattgttAAAACCAATATCCTTATAGCATCtccaataaaaatgaaatttgagaATGCATTGTTAAAATGTGGTGTAGGAGTGTTTTTAAACCACTTCAACGGCAAATGAcacgttaaaaaaataaaaaaaggtaaatgaaaaattttgccaatccattttttttttttttttggggccaaatCTGCTATTGGAATTCTAAAATATTGTGCTCCATTTATTAGAATGTTATAAAAGTATGTGAAATTTTGACAATCTATTCCATTATATAGTAGGGGGCTCCgccagaaaagaaaaacaacataattaaatataattattttttattattattttatcatttagaAACCAAAACCAACAGGCATTTATTGCTAAAACTAAAATGATATGTATCATTAAAGATGCCATTATATCTCATgatagttttttgtttgaagaTTAAATATCTCATGATTTGAGACggtaatttttttgttgttattattattagttttctttAACCGTGTTCATCCAACAATAATGGAAACGGCAATGTAGAGGTGCCGTTTTTGTCACAGAAGTCGGTTTGGTCAAGATACTTGCTTCGAGGCATCCCCATTCCTATTTTCCACTTAGGTGGCAAAATCAACATCCCGCTTCCCAAATCAAAAACAGAAAACCGAGTTGACTCGGTTCTCCCCCACCCACCCCAAACCCGCCTCGACACAGTCCAAACTCGTTCTGCAAAGCTGGCTGTCACTCACTGTCAGCACGATCACGAATCACTGAACTGAAAAGACCCCCCAAAATCAGAATCCCAATTTTCAGTCTCTCTCACACACGCACTCGGCGTTTCTGACAGACTGACACTAATAACAGGCGGGAAAATTACAAGGAAAACCCAACTCAACCCCTCCAGGAAGTAGAACGAAGAAAGaacgaagaaaaagaagaaaaagaagaaggggttggttcagagagagagagagagatgagggAGAGAGGGAAAGGGAAAGAGACGTCGGTGGACGAGAGGTACACCCAATGGAAGTCGCTGGTTCCAATCCTATACGACTGGCTCGCCAACCACAACCTAGTTTGGCCTTCTCTCTCTTGCCGGTCcgtactctttttctttttctttctttgtttctctagtttttttttttttttttttggtttctttctaGATTTTCTGTTTCGGCATGGCTTTTCTTTGTTTCCTGCTTGGATACTGGGAAAATGTGGGTTTCTAAATGGGAAAAAATGTTTAGTAATAAAGGAAAGGGTGGACTAAGTAGAAGAAATTAACCGAGTTGACGGGGGATTTGCCTTGCATTTCTATACCCTGCGTGATTTTGggggtgaaaaagaaaaataaagagaagcGGGAAGTAAAATGGGGTTAGTCTTAAATATATTTCCAGGGTTTTATTTCGGTCtttatcatgtatatatatatatatatatatatatggatttccATGGCGGAATGAGTTATTGAATAGTGACTAGTTTCAAGTAAATACAAAGAGTGatccttcatatatatatatatatatttattttttgtacatGAATATGATAGATGGGGCCCAAAACTCGACGAAGCCACTTACAAGAGCCGTCAACGTCTTTACCTTTCTGAACAGGTGATaaggctttttcttttcttgcattTCAATCTGccttcctttttatttctttctttcttttttttgggttctaaaAGAGAATGATAAAATGCTCTATTTACTCAGTTCAAAACGTCAAGTAAAGAGACAACAACcagtattttgaatttttgaagttGAGAATGTTTAAGTCAATTTGTTTGTTTCCGTGAGGGATTGGTCATGGGAATTAAGATCTCTAATTAGTACACTTGTGTGTTTGGAAAGCCGAGTAGGTGGTATGGCAATGTCAATCTTTAAGCCATTGTTATGAGAGTGGTAGCTTGTCTATTTTTTGTGATCCAGCGGTCAGCTTTGAAGGCTCAAGTCTGTGCAATTATTTGTAAAAGACGCATCATTTGACTaaatgatcttttttttttcgtatgGTGGGCATTTGAGTTTTATTTGACATATCCAGTTTTGATGTTGTTTAAAGTCTAGAGTAAATTCGAATGTTCTGTTAGTCCTCATAATCTGTGTTGGGTTTGTGGATTAATTTCTTGGTCTCATGTACTATTTTTCTTGCTCAGACTGATGGCAGTGTTCCAAATACACTTGTTATAGCAAATTGTGAAATCGTCAAACCTAGGGTTGCAGCTGCAGAGCACATATCACAGGTGATGTCAAAATTAACAACAAATgtgtctctttcttcttttcccccCTATTAAATGCCATTTACTGTTAAATCATGAGTTGCAAATGCATTTGTTTAATgggtgcaattttttttaattttttggatggCATGCTGTAGTTCAATGAAGAAGCACGCTCTCCATTTGTAAAGAAGTACAAAACTATCATCCATCCTGGTGAGGTATGCATTCCTTGGTCCAAAGTATAATTTCAAACAGGATCCTTAGACGGATTTTTGGTCGGTTAGTTTTTGTTTCTTGATAATGTGAAACTTTTCTACTGTGTATACTGCATAAAAAGGtttcaattattttcttcaatctgTGATTATTGATTTGCAGGTAAACCGAATCAGGGAACTCCCACAGAATAGTAAGATAATAGCCACGCATACTGATAGTCCTGATGTAAGCATTCATTTTCAAGATTCATGCTTTTAAGTGGAGAATATCTCGTGTATTAGGTTTTGCAACTGCATAGtctatatgttttaaaatttgacGTTTAAAGTTAGGCAAAGTTCAATGTAGTTTAAGTTTTGAATTCTGAAACAGGTTCTCATTTGGGATGTTGATGCTCAACCTAATCGCCATGCTGTCTTAGGAGCTATGAGTTCTCATCCAGATCTGGTACACCCTATTTAATAAAACttatattttgctatttttctttgGATTAATTTTTATAGCTCATAACTCTACATGtctagttgattttttttttttttttttttggatttttgtgtTTTGCTTTTTGTTATTACATCATTATCTATATAGCTTGTTGGATTTTGCTCCGTTTTTACCATCACCATTGTCATTGTTATACTTGGTAGAGTGGTTATTCTTTTCATTAGCCTTTTAGCTTCACTTACTAAATTAATTTACATAATCCTGCAGCTATTGACTGGGCATCAAGATAATGCAGAATTTGCCCTTGCTATGTGCCCAACCGAACCCTTTGTGCTTTCTGGAGGTTGgaagttttattttaatgaacTATATTACTAGTTCTATTTTAGTGAACTTTGTTCCTTTCTTTCACTCAAATGTGTCTCTGATTAGAAGGATGCTGTGGCAGGCAAGGACAAAACTGTGGTTCTGTGGAGTATTCATGATCATGTTTCAACTTTAGCATCAGAACCAGGATCTATGAAACCTCCAGGATCTAGTGGACCCAATATTAAACATGCCTCCAGGGTTGGCGGGAGTAATCAGAA includes the following:
- the LOC107408962 gene encoding WD-40 repeat-containing protein MSI4 isoform X1, producing the protein MRERGKGKETSVDERYTQWKSLVPILYDWLANHNLVWPSLSCRWGPKLDEATYKSRQRLYLSEQTDGSVPNTLVIANCEIVKPRVAAAEHISQFNEEARSPFVKKYKTIIHPGEVNRIRELPQNSKIIATHTDSPDVLIWDVDAQPNRHAVLGAMSSHPDLLLTGHQDNAEFALAMCPTEPFVLSGGKDKTVVLWSIHDHVSTLASEPGSMKPPGSSGPNIKHASRVGGSNQKPADSPSIQARGVYHGHSDTVEDVQFCPSSAQEFCSVGDDSCLMLWDSRTGSDPVVKVEKAHDADLHCVDWNHHDVNFILTGSADNTVRMFDRRNLTSGGIGAPIHKFEGHNAAVLCVQWSPDKSSVFGSSAEDGIINIWDHEKVGKQRDSRLPNAPPGLFFKHGGHRDKVVDFHWNTYDPWTIVSVSDDCESTGGGGTLQIWRIIDLIHRPEEEVLEELDKFKSHILKCP